One stretch of Amycolatopsis sp. NBC_00345 DNA includes these proteins:
- a CDS encoding MFS transporter — protein sequence MTTPPPVRQVSMARAVIVTCCAIFLVTLDVTIVNVSLPAIGRSLDADTSQLQWVVDAYTLVFASLMLSSGSLSDRLGARRLFAAGLGVFVAGSILCGLAPTALVLLLARAVQGAGAAAALPASLSLLRECVSDTEERAKAIALWAAGGTISLAAGPTVGGLLTSWLGWQSIFFVNIPFGLLGLWGLRSIPRSTGHYAKFDVAGQVLAMVTLASLTFAIIEVGEAGLSSPLVLGSVGVFVLGALGFWRVERRKETVVVPVDLGSDRVFLSCVGVGTILNITNFGILFILSLYFQNVRGTSAFVAGLLFVPMMVTIGVCNLTVNRLSRRFGARAVIVAGLVIEAAGFAMFTATSSTSPLWFVVASTLPIAIGVGIAAPPMMATLVSGVPASRVGLASGALQAARQMGSVVGVAVFGLLITTTGGVTEAMRVSAVMSVVLLLGMAAAARPLLPASGKTA from the coding sequence GTGACTACGCCTCCCCCCGTCCGGCAGGTTTCGATGGCCAGGGCGGTCATCGTCACTTGCTGCGCCATCTTCCTGGTCACCTTGGACGTCACCATCGTGAACGTCTCGCTGCCGGCGATTGGGCGAAGTCTCGATGCCGACACTTCCCAATTGCAGTGGGTCGTCGACGCGTACACGCTGGTCTTCGCGTCCCTGATGTTGTCATCCGGTTCCTTGTCCGACAGGCTGGGCGCGCGGCGTCTGTTCGCTGCCGGGCTCGGTGTGTTCGTCGCCGGTTCCATCCTCTGCGGTTTGGCGCCGACGGCTCTGGTGCTGCTGCTGGCCAGGGCCGTGCAGGGCGCCGGGGCCGCGGCGGCCTTGCCGGCGTCGCTGTCGCTGCTGCGGGAATGTGTCAGCGACACCGAAGAACGCGCGAAGGCGATCGCGCTGTGGGCGGCGGGCGGGACGATTTCGCTGGCCGCGGGTCCCACGGTGGGCGGGCTGCTGACCTCGTGGCTCGGCTGGCAGTCCATCTTCTTCGTCAACATCCCGTTCGGGTTGCTCGGCCTGTGGGGACTGCGGAGCATCCCGCGTTCCACCGGTCATTACGCCAAGTTCGATGTCGCAGGCCAGGTGCTGGCGATGGTCACGCTCGCCTCGCTCACCTTCGCGATCATCGAGGTCGGGGAAGCCGGACTGTCGTCACCGCTGGTACTCGGCAGCGTCGGCGTCTTCGTGCTGGGGGCGCTGGGATTCTGGCGAGTGGAACGGCGGAAGGAAACCGTCGTGGTGCCGGTCGACCTAGGTTCGGACCGGGTGTTTCTGTCCTGCGTCGGTGTGGGCACCATCCTCAACATCACCAACTTCGGGATCCTGTTCATCCTCTCGCTCTACTTCCAGAACGTGCGCGGCACGTCGGCGTTCGTGGCCGGCTTGCTGTTCGTGCCGATGATGGTGACCATCGGCGTCTGTAACCTCACCGTCAATCGCCTGAGCCGCCGTTTCGGCGCGCGGGCGGTGATCGTCGCGGGCCTGGTCATCGAGGCGGCCGGGTTCGCCATGTTCACCGCGACCAGCTCCACCTCGCCACTGTGGTTCGTGGTGGCCTCGACCCTGCCGATCGCCATCGGCGTCGGCATCGCGGCGCCCCCGATGATGGCCACGCTGGTCAGCGGGGTGCCCGCCAGCCGGGTCGGCCTGGCATCCGGTGCACTGCAGGCGGCCCGGCAGATGGGCAGCGTCGTCGGCGTTGCGGTGTTCGGCCTGCTGATCACCACCACGGGTGGCGTGACCGAGGCGATGCGCGTCTCGGCGGTCATGTCCGTCGTGCTGCTGCTGGGCATGGCCGCCGCGGCGCGCCCGCTGCTGCCCGCCAGCGGGAAAACGGCGTGA
- a CDS encoding beta-ketoacyl-ACP synthase III, with product MGGNRVKYAAIAALGGYVPPRRVSNDEICRSIDSTDEWIRTRTGIANRHVVDPGVATSDLAVEAGRRALAAWGSDEVDLVVVSTATPDYISPPTAPLVAHRLGLPQVAAFDVSAACSGFVFGLATVAAYVRAGLARRVLFVSAETTSLFTDPRDRDTAPIFGDGAGAVVVVATDDPEAAGVLGDFDLGSDGGWGELVTIPGYGSRDRANGFLGSTSPYIAMRGRDLFGQAVTRLEKSARTVVGAAGLSLDEVDLVVVHQANGRIIDALADELELDPKKFFINIGEKGNTLSASIPLALCDAIKEGVLSPGLRVLITAFGGGTAWGSTVVTWPEKAVS from the coding sequence ATGGGGGGGAATCGCGTGAAATACGCAGCGATAGCGGCGCTCGGTGGCTACGTGCCGCCGCGACGGGTTTCGAACGATGAGATTTGCCGGTCCATCGACTCGACGGATGAATGGATTCGGACCAGGACGGGAATCGCGAACCGGCATGTCGTCGATCCCGGCGTCGCCACCTCCGATCTCGCCGTCGAGGCCGGGCGGCGGGCCCTCGCCGCCTGGGGCTCCGACGAGGTGGACCTGGTGGTGGTCTCCACCGCCACACCGGACTACATCTCGCCGCCGACGGCTCCGTTGGTGGCCCACCGGCTGGGGCTGCCCCAGGTGGCCGCGTTCGACGTCAGCGCCGCGTGTTCCGGGTTCGTCTTCGGGCTGGCCACGGTCGCGGCCTATGTGCGAGCCGGTCTGGCGCGGCGGGTCCTGTTCGTGTCGGCGGAGACGACCAGCCTGTTCACTGATCCGAGGGATCGTGACACCGCGCCGATCTTCGGCGACGGTGCCGGAGCCGTAGTGGTCGTCGCGACCGACGATCCGGAGGCCGCAGGGGTGCTCGGCGATTTCGACCTTGGCAGCGACGGCGGCTGGGGTGAGCTCGTGACGATTCCGGGCTACGGGTCCCGTGATCGCGCCAACGGTTTCCTCGGCTCGACTTCCCCGTACATCGCCATGCGAGGACGCGACCTGTTCGGCCAAGCGGTGACGCGGCTGGAGAAGTCCGCGCGGACCGTGGTCGGCGCGGCCGGGCTGAGCCTGGACGAGGTCGACCTGGTGGTGGTGCATCAGGCCAACGGCCGGATTATCGACGCCCTGGCGGACGAGCTGGAGCTCGATCCGAAGAAGTTCTTCATCAATATCGGGGAAAAAGGGAACACTCTGTCCGCGTCCATCCCGCTCGCCCTGTGCGATGCCATCAAGGAAGGTGTGCTGTCGCCAGGACTCCGCGTGCTGATCACCGCATTCGGCGGCGGCACTGCTTGGGGGTCCACTGTGGTCACCTGGCCGGAAAAGGCCGTCTCCTGA
- a CDS encoding TetR/AcrR family transcriptional regulator, with amino-acid sequence MSTPAKTGAPEKRRLTKAGRRTRERIVETAAELMFRRGAGGTSIPDIQAAAGVSASQIYHYFGDKQGLVLAVIDHQTDAKLVQQRPLLDNLDSIEALREWCDRAGDRQDAMGCEGGCEIGSLASELADSDQSARTGLAAAFDRWESPIRSGLARMRERGELSESADIAALATALLAAIQGGMLLSQIRRSSTAYRQAVSVVIDHIESHLVR; translated from the coding sequence GTGAGCACACCAGCGAAGACCGGTGCGCCGGAGAAGCGCCGGCTCACCAAAGCCGGCCGCAGGACCCGCGAGCGCATCGTGGAGACCGCCGCGGAGCTGATGTTCCGCCGCGGCGCGGGGGGCACGAGCATCCCGGACATCCAGGCGGCTGCCGGGGTCAGCGCGTCGCAGATCTACCACTACTTCGGAGACAAGCAGGGCTTGGTCCTGGCGGTCATCGACCACCAGACAGACGCCAAGCTCGTCCAGCAGCGTCCGCTTCTGGACAACCTGGACAGCATCGAGGCCCTGCGCGAGTGGTGCGACAGGGCGGGCGACCGGCAGGACGCTATGGGCTGCGAAGGCGGCTGCGAGATCGGCTCGCTCGCCAGTGAACTCGCCGACAGCGATCAGTCGGCGCGGACCGGCCTCGCTGCCGCCTTCGACCGGTGGGAAAGTCCTATCAGGTCGGGACTCGCGCGCATGCGGGAGCGCGGCGAGCTGAGCGAGAGCGCCGATATCGCCGCGCTCGCCACCGCTCTGCTGGCCGCCATCCAGGGCGGCATGCTGCTGTCCCAGATCCGCCGGTCGAGCACCGCCTACCGGCAGGCCGTGTCAGTGGTGATCGACCACATCGAGAGCCACCTCGTCCGCTGA
- a CDS encoding AvrD family protein, producing MTTRETHAGIDALLGPAEGRFFGSGYRRVEQRLWHSGTEQAGATTVRTDRAAIDYPRDWSTKKPGTGLRPHLSTIDATVLAGLIAESHLRSWAGLTSDEVARAWIRSLSLRAGPAAQESVDTIEIRTAIVERGDGSAPAYEFTSEMGSMRTTYVVELPRAPGEAGPETVFTAGLVSGADQPGIALHDVELDVPARTAVAAVRFLDEAGRGGPPAGLAAAHRPFVTDVQNILAVAQTAQALLYRIDDVARADSNTLWTRVFTASRTGPPRRRDGADSVTVAVLDHEHLPKGGEIWSASSWRGSCADVTTTFEVAHRLPEAGL from the coding sequence ATGACCACGCGTGAGACCCACGCCGGGATCGACGCACTGCTGGGGCCCGCCGAAGGGCGGTTCTTCGGCTCGGGCTATCGCCGGGTCGAGCAGCGGTTGTGGCACTCCGGTACCGAGCAGGCAGGCGCCACGACGGTGCGCACCGACCGGGCGGCGATCGACTACCCCCGTGACTGGTCGACCAAGAAGCCGGGTACAGGGCTGCGGCCGCACTTGTCCACAATAGACGCGACAGTGCTGGCCGGGCTCATCGCCGAGTCGCATCTGAGGTCGTGGGCGGGACTGACCTCCGACGAGGTCGCCCGAGCGTGGATACGGTCGCTGAGCCTGCGTGCGGGCCCGGCGGCGCAGGAAAGCGTCGACACCATCGAGATACGAACTGCGATCGTGGAGCGCGGTGACGGGAGTGCACCCGCCTACGAGTTCACCAGTGAAATGGGTTCGATGCGCACCACGTACGTCGTCGAGCTTCCGCGCGCGCCAGGAGAGGCGGGACCGGAAACCGTGTTCACCGCCGGCCTGGTGAGCGGGGCGGATCAGCCGGGAATCGCTCTGCACGACGTCGAGCTCGACGTCCCCGCCCGCACCGCCGTCGCTGCTGTCCGGTTCCTGGATGAGGCCGGGCGCGGCGGCCCGCCCGCGGGTCTTGCCGCGGCTCACCGCCCGTTCGTGACCGACGTGCAGAACATCCTGGCGGTCGCACAGACCGCGCAGGCTCTGCTCTACCGGATCGACGACGTCGCGCGAGCGGACAGCAACACGTTGTGGACACGTGTGTTCACCGCAAGCCGGACCGGGCCGCCGAGGCGCCGCGACGGTGCGGACTCGGTGACGGTGGCCGTGCTTGACCACGAGCACTTGCCGAAAGGCGGCGAGATCTGGAGTGCCTCGTCCTGGCGGGGGAGCTGCGCCGATGTGACCACCACGTTCGAGGTGGCTCACCGGCTTCCGGAGGCCGGGCTGTGA
- a CDS encoding FadR/GntR family transcriptional regulator: protein MTRENTADDDAASTGPPAYRQADWEPLRRPAAVAEQMRTLAAEAGPGERLGTKEELRTLWGVSVGTFNEALRMAQSRGVVTVRRGPGGGLFASTPSAVIRLGNAVLSLDQNAEAVAEAVRLRNAVDPLLVRDVLAHATTGDVQALQDAADRMGEAADRGDVDTFLRANWQLHARMAEISPGPILRSLYLGLLEIIDTHTRAAVAAKGVAPREDLLARYQVHADLVAAIAVHDLRALELIERHNTGDPVVEPNDPDRPGPALDHARA, encoded by the coding sequence GTGACGCGCGAGAACACGGCCGACGACGACGCGGCGAGCACCGGTCCCCCCGCCTATCGCCAGGCCGACTGGGAGCCGCTGCGCCGGCCGGCGGCCGTCGCCGAGCAGATGCGAACCCTGGCCGCCGAGGCGGGACCGGGCGAACGTCTCGGCACCAAGGAAGAACTCCGCACGCTGTGGGGGGTCTCCGTCGGTACCTTCAACGAGGCCTTGCGCATGGCGCAGTCCCGTGGCGTCGTCACCGTGCGCCGAGGCCCGGGTGGCGGCCTGTTCGCCAGTACCCCCTCAGCGGTGATCCGGCTGGGCAACGCGGTGCTGTCGCTGGACCAGAACGCCGAGGCGGTGGCGGAAGCCGTGCGCCTGCGCAACGCGGTGGACCCGTTACTCGTGCGGGACGTACTGGCCCATGCCACCACCGGGGACGTCCAAGCGCTGCAGGACGCTGCCGACCGGATGGGCGAGGCCGCCGACCGCGGCGACGTCGACACGTTCCTGCGCGCGAACTGGCAGCTGCACGCCCGGATGGCCGAGATCAGCCCCGGCCCGATCCTGCGGTCGCTCTACCTCGGGCTGCTGGAGATCATCGACACGCACACCCGTGCGGCCGTGGCAGCCAAGGGTGTCGCACCTCGCGAGGATCTGCTGGCGCGTTACCAAGTGCACGCTGACCTGGTAGCCGCCATCGCGGTACATGATCTCCGTGCACTGGAACTGATCGAGCGGCACAACACGGGCGATCCTGTCGTCGAGCCGAACGATCCTGACCGTCCAGGACCTGCGTTGGACCACGCTCGCGCATGA
- a CDS encoding alpha/beta hydrolase codes for MSLDPQIETLLKHLAAEAGPALESRTVAQNRAAGRAFAILAGAPEPVADVRDATATADGRDIPVRIYRPVTEPDAGPLPVTLFFHGGGWVFGDLDTQDHIARTVAGRSGTIVVSVDYRLAPEHRFPAAADDAYAALTWVADNAAGFGGDGERLAVFGESAGGNLAAVLAQESLHRGGPRITLQVLAYPAVDRFDDSPSMYQYLAGPVLSRSYLEWFWGAYLSTPDQGADPRVSPARSGELAGLPPAVIATAENDPLRDQGDRYARKLADAGVPVQHLPVKGAIHGFLSFTGSVQLSRNVLNQLADAVAMAFH; via the coding sequence ATGTCCCTCGACCCCCAGATCGAGACCCTGCTCAAGCACTTGGCCGCAGAAGCCGGACCAGCCCTCGAAAGCCGGACAGTGGCGCAGAACCGCGCCGCCGGGCGCGCCTTCGCCATCCTGGCCGGCGCTCCCGAACCTGTCGCCGACGTCCGAGACGCCACTGCCACTGCCGACGGCCGCGACATTCCCGTCCGCATCTACCGGCCCGTCACCGAGCCGGACGCCGGGCCGCTGCCCGTGACGCTCTTCTTCCACGGCGGCGGCTGGGTCTTCGGCGACCTGGACACCCAGGACCACATCGCCCGCACCGTCGCCGGCCGCTCCGGCACGATCGTGGTCTCCGTCGACTACCGGTTGGCGCCCGAGCATCGCTTCCCGGCCGCGGCCGACGACGCCTACGCCGCGCTGACCTGGGTCGCGGACAACGCCGCCGGCTTCGGGGGCGACGGAGAGCGCCTCGCCGTGTTCGGCGAGAGCGCCGGCGGCAACCTCGCCGCGGTCCTCGCACAGGAATCCCTGCACCGCGGCGGACCTCGCATCACGCTCCAGGTGCTCGCCTACCCGGCAGTCGACCGGTTCGACGACAGCCCCTCGATGTACCAGTACCTGGCGGGACCTGTCCTGTCCCGGTCCTACCTCGAGTGGTTCTGGGGCGCCTACCTCAGCACCCCCGACCAGGGCGCCGACCCGCGGGTCTCGCCGGCACGCTCCGGCGAGCTGGCCGGACTCCCGCCCGCCGTCATCGCCACCGCCGAGAACGATCCCCTGCGCGACCAGGGGGACCGCTATGCCCGCAAGCTGGCCGACGCCGGCGTGCCAGTCCAGCACCTCCCGGTCAAGGGAGCCATCCACGGGTTCCTCTCGTTCACCGGCTCGGTACAACTCTCGCGGAACGTACTGAACCAGCTCGCCGACGCCGTGGCCATGGCCTTCCACTAA
- a CDS encoding FAD-dependent monooxygenase yields MAQNRNSARVLVVGAGPVGLLLGAELLAQGVDVQVIDKAARLGSPHSRATVLWPRILELLDRVEVTDRVIGAGHYFDRMNYYSRKKRVGELRLDRLRGTRYPYGIAIAQSRTEQILEERFAELGGVVRTGCELRAVSQTPDRVDVMLREAGTTPVTEFYDWVVGADGSHSAVRQLSGFTFDGQTLPVRLAITDAELVGEVTKNEAAYFLTERGNMALGPMGGDVFRVAASVPAWYTGGDEPGRELFERLLAERVPGIKEVGEMRFSAIFTAHVRTADTFRRGRVFLVGDAAHVMSPAGAQGMNTGIQDAANLAWKLAGVSRGRYGTGILESYDAERRPAVARVASATTFLARIGLYTDRTRMTVRDLTMRIGSATGVFDRSIAPRLAQLDTSYGPAGPGDPMAAGQRVPLGWTGADATPTLAPDTHTVLLWPGAEYRAADWVPRVAAIQAVLPGLRLIDLAGRPPGALLGRLGRSRAAFVVRPDGHLATLVDLAQFDIESGAAAVAAEVARSTARAERSDPALNRLPAVPR; encoded by the coding sequence GTGGCACAGAACCGGAACAGCGCGCGGGTGCTCGTGGTCGGCGCGGGGCCGGTGGGCCTGCTGCTGGGTGCCGAGCTGCTCGCGCAGGGGGTGGATGTACAGGTCATCGACAAGGCAGCCAGGCTGGGCAGCCCGCATTCGCGGGCGACCGTGCTGTGGCCGCGGATCCTCGAACTGCTCGACCGTGTGGAGGTCACCGATCGGGTCATCGGCGCAGGTCACTACTTCGACCGGATGAACTACTACTCGCGTAAGAAGCGTGTCGGTGAGCTGAGGTTGGACCGGCTTCGCGGCACCCGCTACCCCTATGGGATCGCCATCGCGCAGTCGAGGACGGAACAGATCCTCGAGGAACGCTTCGCCGAGCTCGGCGGCGTCGTGCGGACAGGGTGCGAGCTGAGGGCGGTCTCGCAGACTCCGGACCGGGTCGACGTCATGCTGCGCGAAGCTGGAACGACACCGGTCACCGAGTTCTACGACTGGGTGGTGGGTGCCGATGGCTCCCATAGCGCGGTGCGGCAGCTCTCGGGTTTCACCTTCGACGGTCAGACCCTCCCGGTCAGACTGGCGATCACCGACGCCGAACTGGTCGGCGAGGTGACGAAGAACGAAGCGGCCTATTTCCTCACCGAACGGGGGAACATGGCACTCGGACCGATGGGCGGGGACGTCTTCCGCGTCGCTGCCAGCGTGCCGGCCTGGTACACCGGCGGCGACGAACCCGGCCGGGAGTTGTTCGAGCGCTTGCTCGCCGAGCGCGTCCCCGGCATCAAAGAGGTCGGCGAGATGCGATTCAGCGCGATCTTCACCGCTCACGTCCGCACCGCCGACACCTTCCGTCGGGGCCGGGTCTTCCTGGTCGGCGACGCGGCCCACGTGATGAGTCCCGCCGGGGCACAGGGTATGAACACCGGCATACAGGACGCGGCCAACCTGGCGTGGAAGCTGGCAGGGGTTTCTCGCGGCCGGTACGGCACCGGAATCCTGGAGAGCTATGACGCGGAACGGCGGCCCGCTGTGGCGAGGGTGGCCTCGGCTACGACATTCCTGGCCCGCATCGGGCTGTACACGGACAGGACGCGGATGACGGTGCGTGATCTCACGATGCGGATCGGTTCGGCCACCGGGGTTTTCGACCGGTCGATCGCCCCGCGGCTCGCGCAGCTCGACACCAGCTACGGCCCGGCAGGGCCCGGCGATCCGATGGCTGCCGGGCAGCGCGTCCCGCTGGGCTGGACCGGCGCCGACGCGACGCCGACGCTCGCGCCGGACACCCACACGGTGCTGCTGTGGCCGGGCGCGGAGTACCGCGCCGCGGACTGGGTGCCCCGGGTCGCGGCGATCCAGGCGGTGCTGCCCGGTCTGCGGCTGATCGATCTCGCCGGTCGCCCGCCGGGGGCCCTGCTCGGCCGCCTCGGCCGGTCGCGCGCTGCCTTCGTCGTCCGGCCCGACGGGCATCTCGCGACGCTCGTCGACCTCGCCCAATTCGACATCGAGTCCGGTGCCGCGGCCGTTGCCGCCGAGGTGGCCCGGTCCACCGCTCGTGCGGAGCGGTCCGATCCGGCGCTGAACCGCCTTCCCGCCGTCCCACGTTGA
- a CDS encoding LuxR C-terminal-related transcriptional regulator — translation MIANGMTSKEISATLFIAPRTAETHVDHIRGKQSFANARKPPPGSPPDGGHRGLRIAPRRAVLRTRRRSHLQSTVESEADRPARAPPWPRSTWA, via the coding sequence TTGATCGCGAACGGCATGACCAGCAAGGAGATCTCCGCGACGCTGTTCATCGCACCGCGAACAGCCGAGACACATGTCGATCACATCCGCGGCAAGCAGAGCTTCGCCAACGCTCGCAAGCCGCCGCCCGGGTCACCTCCAGACGGCGGCCACCGAGGCCTGAGGATCGCTCCCCGGCGAGCAGTTCTTCGAACTCGTCGCCGGAGCCACTTACAGTCCACAGTGGAATCTGAAGCCGATCGACCGGCTCGGGCGCCGCCCTGGCCGCGCTCGACCTGGGCGTGA
- a CDS encoding thioesterase II family protein — MLTATAVRRRNWTCLAAPPSPAASVLFFPFAGGSVVGLRTLSRLLPPGCAAHCFRPPRLDGEERTMSLDTITASVSVELGEYARLPRVLVGVSLGALLALGVASRTPGAASTCVLVAQSPAGLARLHPGPVSDGAIRALLASGGAVDERALADADVVGELVRRVRADFSIVGEGDLPAARERCRADVSYVCGDADPLVPVGELAKWHGFTEGAVNGSVVRGGHFAAFDPDNSGPVAAAFSVAVRGAMVKSGREK, encoded by the coding sequence ATGCTGACCGCCACGGCTGTCCGCCGTCGCAACTGGACTTGCCTCGCCGCGCCACCGAGTCCCGCCGCATCGGTGTTGTTCTTTCCTTTCGCCGGCGGGAGCGTGGTAGGCCTGCGGACGCTGAGCAGGCTGTTGCCGCCGGGATGCGCGGCCCATTGCTTCCGGCCCCCACGCCTGGACGGCGAGGAGCGCACTATGTCGCTGGATACGATCACCGCGTCTGTCTCGGTCGAGCTGGGGGAGTACGCACGCCTTCCTCGAGTGCTGGTCGGCGTCAGCCTGGGCGCGCTGCTCGCACTCGGTGTGGCGTCGCGCACGCCCGGCGCGGCTTCGACCTGTGTACTCGTGGCACAAAGTCCTGCCGGGTTGGCCAGGCTGCATCCCGGCCCGGTCAGCGACGGCGCCATCCGGGCATTGCTGGCGTCGGGAGGGGCTGTCGACGAGCGTGCGCTGGCCGATGCCGACGTCGTCGGCGAGCTGGTGCGGCGGGTGCGCGCCGACTTCTCGATCGTCGGCGAAGGCGACCTGCCTGCCGCTCGGGAACGGTGCCGAGCCGACGTCTCCTATGTCTGTGGCGATGCCGACCCGCTTGTTCCAGTCGGCGAGCTGGCGAAGTGGCACGGTTTCACCGAGGGCGCAGTCAACGGCAGCGTGGTGCGCGGAGGCCATTTCGCGGCCTTCGACCCTGACAACAGCGGCCCAGTGGCCGCGGCCTTTTCGGTGGCGGTGCGCGGCGCGATGGTCAAGAGTGGAAGGGAGAAGTAG
- a CDS encoding flavin reductase family protein — MTADQQFRNLMAGVCAPVSVVTTLDADGPHGATVSSLASLSLRPSLISIALDRRSSLLSRVLSAGVFGVNVLAADQDDLAGLFAQRDTDRFAAASWSPHRGLPRLDGVAGWAACRLWSTVDGGDHLLLIGEVTDAGAIPAAPLVYGHRTYGTHSGFRTRPRTPIADMIAACAR; from the coding sequence ATGACAGCTGACCAGCAGTTTCGTAACCTGATGGCCGGCGTGTGCGCCCCGGTCAGCGTGGTGACCACCCTGGATGCCGACGGTCCGCACGGGGCGACGGTCAGCTCGCTCGCCTCGCTGTCGTTGCGGCCCTCGCTCATCTCGATTGCCCTGGACCGCCGGTCGAGCCTGTTGTCGCGCGTGCTGAGTGCCGGCGTCTTCGGCGTCAACGTCCTGGCCGCCGACCAGGACGACCTCGCAGGGTTGTTCGCCCAGCGCGACACTGATCGCTTCGCCGCCGCCTCGTGGTCGCCGCATCGCGGACTCCCCCGGTTGGATGGCGTGGCCGGCTGGGCCGCGTGCCGGCTGTGGTCGACCGTGGACGGGGGCGACCATCTGCTGCTGATCGGTGAGGTGACCGACGCCGGCGCCATCCCCGCCGCGCCGCTTGTCTACGGCCACCGCACCTACGGCACCCACTCGGGATTCCGGACACGGCCTCGCACACCGATCGCCGACATGATCGCCGCCTGCGCCCGATGA
- a CDS encoding histidine phosphatase family protein — protein MKLVLLRHGETESNAQHRFLGRADEPLNEAGECQAADAARALADGHFSAVYSSPLSRARETASLVGDALGVGHRVLDGLRERDLGDLEGCDIDSYTAAHGAQFARLVSDADYAPAGGETQKAVLHRVSSCLQTVLRQGLAEGWAAVLLVTHGGVLAPLAGYLGPVPSSRRVRNCHGVCVRYGQSAGLSLDIRRWDVTARACADWAGQCLADGHGGRRAVETC, from the coding sequence GTGAAACTCGTTCTGCTGCGGCACGGTGAAACCGAGTCCAATGCCCAGCACCGGTTCCTCGGCCGGGCCGATGAGCCGTTGAACGAGGCAGGGGAGTGCCAGGCGGCGGACGCCGCGCGAGCATTGGCGGACGGGCATTTCTCCGCCGTGTACTCCTCGCCGCTGTCCAGGGCCCGGGAGACGGCGAGTCTGGTCGGCGACGCGCTGGGCGTCGGCCATCGCGTCCTTGACGGCTTGCGGGAGCGGGACCTCGGTGACCTGGAAGGCTGCGACATCGATAGCTACACCGCGGCCCACGGCGCGCAGTTCGCCAGGCTGGTGTCCGACGCCGACTACGCCCCGGCAGGCGGCGAAACTCAGAAAGCGGTCCTGCACAGGGTGTCCTCTTGCCTTCAAACCGTGTTGAGGCAAGGCCTGGCCGAAGGGTGGGCGGCGGTTCTGCTGGTTACCCACGGCGGTGTGCTGGCTCCGCTAGCCGGATATCTAGGGCCGGTGCCCTCGTCACGCCGGGTGCGCAACTGCCACGGCGTGTGTGTCCGCTATGGACAGAGCGCCGGGCTGTCGCTCGACATCCGGCGCTGGGATGTGACCGCGCGCGCTTGCGCGGACTGGGCCGGGCAGTGCCTTGCCGACGGGCACGGCGGACGACGGGCTGTGGAGACATGCTGA